ATGGGAAAATAATAGCTATGAAAAGAAAAAGCAAACAACGATGGAATAATATTATCCTGATTTTCAGGATGATGCTGAAATACTGGCATTATTTACTTGCCGGATTTATCTGTATGCTACTTTTTGCCTTATTCAATGGAGTAAGCATAACACTGGTAATTCCCTTATTTGATTATGTTTTCAAGCCAGGTAAAATCAATTTAAGCTATACCAATTTCGGTGCATTTCTATCCGCTTTGGGAGAAATAATCAAGCAGCATTTCGCTTCTTCCGGAGGATTTTTTGCCGCTCTGCAAAATTACGATTCCTTATGGGAAAGCACAAAATTACTAATGCTGAAAACGGATTCGCTTTCTCTTTTGTATGGTTTATGCATAGCTATTTTCATAATTATCCTATTTAAAAATGTATTCTTTTTGTTGCATAAGATCTTTTTCAATTCCTTGCGGGGAAGAACTATTCGCGATATTCGCAATTATATGTTTAATCGTTATTTAAATCAGTCCCTCACTTTTTTTAGTCGTCATCGGGTGGGGGATGCGATAGTTAGAATGGTGGGTGATGTAGATATAGTTAGTGAACAGCTGATCAATTCTTTTATAAATGTAAGCCGCGAATTGGTTACGGTTATTGTCTTTGCGAGGATTGCGTATTTACTGAATCCAACTTTGATGTTATACAGCATTATTGTTTTGCCGATTTTTTCTTTAACAATAGGGATTTTGGGCAAAAAAATAAAGAAATATTCCAAACGCATTCAGGAACAGCTCTCCAATCTTTTTTCCAATGTAGAAGAAGTGCTGAATAATATGAAGATTGTGCAGGCATTCAGACACGAACATTATGAGCGAAAAAAGTTCGAAACAATAAATAACAAGCATTACAAATTGTGGTATAAGTCACAATATTACGCTTCTTTAAGCACTCCAATCACGGAACTTAATACTGCTATCACAGGAATAGTGGTAATCATTATTGGCGGAAATATGATTCTTGCTCCGGGCAGTAGTTTTTCTTTAGGTGATTTTACTGCTTTTTTATTTGCGCTGTTCTCAATGCTACATCCCTTAAAAGTGATTACTCAGGTCTATACTGACATTCGAAAAGCGCTTGTTTCGCTGGATAGAATTGCCTTGGTGATAAATCAGGAATCCCGCATAAAGGACAAAGAGGACGCCATAGCCAAAGATACATTTGAAAAAGAGATAACCTTTGATGATGTCACTTTTGCCTATAAAGAATCCAAGCCAGTACTGAAACATTTTAGTTTAACTATCCCCAAAGGCAGTAAAGTTGCTTTTGTCGGTTCCAGTGGCGGTGGGAAAACCACTATTGCCAATTTGATGAATCGGCTTTATGATGTTTCTGACGGTGCCATAAAAATAGACGGCATAGATATAAGAGACATAAAATTGGATAGCTTGCGCAAATTATTCGGAGTCGTGACCCAGGAATCAATTTTGTTTTCGCGTTCCATCAAAGAAAATATTGCTTATGGTTCTCAGGATGAAGTTAGCGACGAACAAATAGCTATGGCGGCTCAAATTGCCAATGCGGAAGAATTTATCAATGAGCTGCCCACAAAATATGATGAAGTATTAAGCAGTAAGGGTTCCGATTTATCTGGGGGACAAAAACAACGACTTTGCATTGCTCGTGCCATTGTGGGTGACCCTCCCATTTTAATTTTTGATGAAGCAACTTCCGCTCTGGATACGGATTCCGAACAAAAAGTGCAAATGGCAATTGACAAAGCGACCCAAAACAGAACCGTTATTCTGATTGCACATCGACTTTCCACTATTTTGAAAGCGGATAAAATAGTGGTTTTGGAAAAGGGAAAAATTGTGGGAATGGGAAGTCATTCTGAATTGATGCAAAGTTGCTCTCGCTATCAATATCTTTATAATTTGCAAAATGGAAAATAGTTTTATTTACAGATGTTGGAGCTAAAAGGCAAAATGAAAATAAGTGGCTTTTCTTTTGTGCGCAACGGAATTAAACTGTATTATCCGGTGATAGAATCCATTTTAAGTATTCTGCCTATTTGTGATGAATTTGTCATTGCCGTGGGTAAGGGTGATCCTGATGATGAAACAAGAGAACGCATTCTGGCTTTGAACGAGCCCAAAATTAAGATCATAGATACTGTGTGGGAAGAAAAACTTTGTCAGCGTGGGATGATAAATGCTTGGCAAACTGATATCGCTAAAAAAGAATGCACCGGTGATTGGCTTTTTTATTTGCAGGCGGATGAGGTGGTGCACGAAAAATATTTACCTGTCATCAAAGCGCGCTGTGAGGAATTGCTAAACGATAGGGAAGTAGAGGGTTTGCTCTTTTCTTATAAACACTTTTGGGGCGATTATTATCACTATCATAATGGGCATGGTTGGTATCCTTTTGAAATCAGAATTATTCGAAATGAGCCACATATTCATTCATATCAAAGTGCTCAGTCCTTTCGCTATTTTGAAGATTACGATAATCCGCGTCAAGAAACAGGCACCCGAAAATTAAAAGTAGCCAAAGTGGATGCCGAAATTTATCATTACGGTTGGGTGCGTCCGCCCAATTTGATGCAAAATAAATGCAAAGCATTAAATTCTATCCACTGGGGAAGAGAAAAAGCGGAGGCATATTATCAAAAAGCTCCTCAATATTTTGATTATGGGCCCCTTTCTCAATTGGCTGTTTTTGCCGGAACTCATCCTAAAGTGATGCAAAATATGATAGCTAATTTTAACTGGCAAGATAAATTACAATTAACCGGCAAACCCAATCCTTATCGTGAACCGCATAAACATGAACAATGGAAATATCGCTTTTTAACTTTGATGGAAAAGCACTTCAACGGTGGAAAGCAGATGGGCACTTTTAAGAACTATATTCTCTTAAAAAGATGAGAGGGGAAATTTTCCCTTGAACTGCTTTTTAACAATCCGCAAGCAAAATGAACTGGAAGATGTGTAGATGGAATCCCTTTCCGCAGTTCTGATTGTAAAAAATGAAGCCCAAAATATAACCCGCTGCTTTAAATCACTTGCTTTTGCCGATGAAATTGTGGTTTTGGATACTGGCTCAAATGATGAAACGGTGAATATCTGTAAAAATCTGGGTGCAAAAGTTTATTATTTGGATCAATGGAAGGGATTTGGCAAAGCGAAACAAAAAGCGGTTGATCTTGCTTATTATGATTGGATTCTCTCCCTCGATGCTGATGAAGAACTTAGTGCTGAACTGCAAAAAGAACTTCAGGAACTTAAAAAAAGGAATTTTGACAATTCTGCCTGGCGCATAAAAAGGCGCTCTTTCTATTTGGATAAACCAATTCGGTTTTGCGGTTGGCAAAATGATGCACCGGTGCGTTTATTTAACCGCAAAAAAAGCAGATTTAACGAAAAATTGGTGCATGAAGGCATTCAGACCTCTCAACCGATAAAAAAATGTAAACATTATCTTTGGCATTATACCAATCCCACCCGCGAACAGCATTTTGCTAAAATGCGTTTCTATGCTGAATTAAGCGCTAAACAACTTTATCAGCAAGGAAAAAAATCCAATGAACTTATGGCTTTGGCAAGAGGCATTAATAAATTTTGCAAAATGTTCATTTTCCAGCTGGGCTTTCTGGATGGAGCTACGGGTTTTATTCTTTGTAAAAATTCCGCTTGGGGAATTTGGTATCGCTATCATCTTTTGGGGAAAATGCAAAAATGAAGGTGCTGCATATAGATACGGAAAAAAGTTGGCGAGGAGGTCAACAGCAGGCAGTTTACCTTTATGAAGGTATGCTGAAAAAAGAATATGAATGCGGTTTTTTGTGCTGTCCGGGTTCTGCTTTGCAACAATATTTTAAGGAAAATAATCTACATTGTCACTTGCTATCTTTTAACGGAGAATTTGATCTGTCTGCTGGTTTTAAATTATCTCAGTTATGCCGAAAAAATGCTTATGATATTTTGCAGTTGCATAGCAGTCATTCACTTAGTTGGGGTTTAATGGCAAAATTATTTTATCCTCATCTAAAACTTGTAGCTACTCGCAGAGTGGTTTATCCTATTAATAAAAATATTTTTTCCTCATTTAAATATAAATCCAAGGCAGTAAATAAAATCGTTGCCATATCGGAAAATATTAAGGAAATTCTGATTAGCTGTGGCGTTCCTGAAACCAAAATTGCCGTTATCCACAGTGGAATAGATATCAATAAATTCACTAATGTAGCAGTTCCGGAAAATATGAAAGAACTCTGGCATATTCCTGAAAAAAGCATAATAGTAGGAACCGTAGCTGCCTTTACCAGAGAAAAAGATTATCCTAATTTTTTACAAGCCGCTGCCTTGGCACTAAAAGAAAATCAGGAACTTTTTTTTATGGCTGTAGGAGATGGGGTTTTACTTCCGGAGATGCAAAAAATGGCTCTCGAACTTGGCCTGCAAGGTCATATTGTTTTCACTGGTTTCCAAAAAGAAGTGGGTCAATTTTTACAAATATTAGACATCTTTGTTTTGGCTTCCTCTGCGGAAGGTTTGGGAACATCCATTTTGGAAGCAATGAGTGTAGGACTTCCTGTAATTGGGACAAAAACCGGAGGAATTGCAGAAATGATTAAGAGCGGAGAAAATGGTTTACTGGTTTCTCCTAAAAATCCGGTGGAACTATCCCAAGCGATTTTGAAACTGGCTAATGATCGTGCTTTGAGAGAAAAATATGGAAAAAAAGCTTTGCAAAGCGTGCAGGAATTTAGCAAAGAGCAGATGGTAGATAAATACTTAGGACTATATACTACGCTATGAAAGAAATTCTGAAGTGTAGTCGGAGGATGCTGATCCTACGCAAATTAAAACACAGGAAACTATGAAAGAATCACAAAACATATTAATTGTCCAGACCGCTTTCATTGGCGATGTAATTTTAATAACTCCTTTGATAAAAGCGGTTGCCAAATTATTTCCCAATGCCAAAATTGATGTAATGGTTGTTTCTGAAGCAGCCATACTCTTAAAAAACAATCCTTATGTGCAGGAAGTTATTGTAGATGAAAAGCGTAAAAATGTTTTGCTATCTACTTTGCAACTTATCCAACAAATTAAAGCCAAACATTATGACTTAGCTCTCACTCCGCACAGTTCTTTTCGGTCACATTTAATACTTTATTTAAGTAAAATTCCGGAGAGAATTGGCTTTGATAGAGGATCGGCTAAATGGATGCTGACGAAAAAAATAGAACATCCGGTCGGTCCACATAAGATAGTAAAAAATTTAGACCTGCTGAAACCTTTTAGCGATCAAGAGTTTGATTTGCAAACAGAGCTTTTCCCCTCAGCTAATGATAAACAGAAAGCGGATGAATTGCTTAAACCATTGTCTAAAAAGACATTAATTGCTATTGCTCCCGGTTCCATCTGGAAGACCAAATGTTGGGAACTAAAGTCCTATATCTCACTCTGCCGGAAACTTTTAGATAATGATTATGGCATTGTTTTAATTGGGGGAGGAAGTGATAAACCCCAATGTGACGAAATAGAATATGCTATGGGAAAAAATAATGCCAAGTTAATTAACCTTGCGGGAGTTACTAATTTACTGGAAAGTGCCGCCGTTATCGAAAAATGCTCTTTAATGATTTGTAACGATAGTGGCGCTATGCATATTGCCAATGCGATGCAGATAATGACCTTTGCCTTCTTTGGACCTACCGTTCAGAAATTTGGCTATTATCCTTATCGGGAAGGAGACAGGGTTTTTGAAGTTGATTTAAATTGTAGGCCTTGCGGTAGTCATGGCAGTAAAAAATGCCCGCAAAAACATCATAATTGTATGAAAAATATAGAGGTAGAGACAGTTTTTCAAGCCGTTAAATCTACTTTGCCGAGGATAGAATAAAGTGAATGTTATTGATGCCCATTGCCATTTGGCAAATTTAGCTAAATTAATGCCGATAAGACATTTAATGGAAGAGGCAAACAAACAAGGTATCAGTTTTTGGCTCTCTTCGATACTTACCCAAACGGAAATTGTTTGGCACCAAAATAATCCTGACAATAGAATTGCTTATAGTGCAGGAATTCATCCAAGCTATGATGAATGCGATCTGGAATT
The nucleotide sequence above comes from Candidatus Cloacimonas sp.. Encoded proteins:
- a CDS encoding ABC transporter ATP-binding protein, giving the protein MKRKSKQRWNNIILIFRMMLKYWHYLLAGFICMLLFALFNGVSITLVIPLFDYVFKPGKINLSYTNFGAFLSALGEIIKQHFASSGGFFAALQNYDSLWESTKLLMLKTDSLSLLYGLCIAIFIIILFKNVFFLLHKIFFNSLRGRTIRDIRNYMFNRYLNQSLTFFSRHRVGDAIVRMVGDVDIVSEQLINSFINVSRELVTVIVFARIAYLLNPTLMLYSIIVLPIFSLTIGILGKKIKKYSKRIQEQLSNLFSNVEEVLNNMKIVQAFRHEHYERKKFETINNKHYKLWYKSQYYASLSTPITELNTAITGIVVIIIGGNMILAPGSSFSLGDFTAFLFALFSMLHPLKVITQVYTDIRKALVSLDRIALVINQESRIKDKEDAIAKDTFEKEITFDDVTFAYKESKPVLKHFSLTIPKGSKVAFVGSSGGGKTTIANLMNRLYDVSDGAIKIDGIDIRDIKLDSLRKLFGVVTQESILFSRSIKENIAYGSQDEVSDEQIAMAAQIANAEEFINELPTKYDEVLSSKGSDLSGGQKQRLCIARAIVGDPPILIFDEATSALDTDSEQKVQMAIDKATQNRTVILIAHRLSTILKADKIVVLEKGKIVGMGSHSELMQSCSRYQYLYNLQNGK
- a CDS encoding glycosyltransferase family 2 protein, translating into MESLSAVLIVKNEAQNITRCFKSLAFADEIVVLDTGSNDETVNICKNLGAKVYYLDQWKGFGKAKQKAVDLAYYDWILSLDADEELSAELQKELQELKKRNFDNSAWRIKRRSFYLDKPIRFCGWQNDAPVRLFNRKKSRFNEKLVHEGIQTSQPIKKCKHYLWHYTNPTREQHFAKMRFYAELSAKQLYQQGKKSNELMALARGINKFCKMFIFQLGFLDGATGFILCKNSAWGIWYRYHLLGKMQK
- a CDS encoding glycosyltransferase family 4 protein; the encoded protein is MKVLHIDTEKSWRGGQQQAVYLYEGMLKKEYECGFLCCPGSALQQYFKENNLHCHLLSFNGEFDLSAGFKLSQLCRKNAYDILQLHSSHSLSWGLMAKLFYPHLKLVATRRVVYPINKNIFSSFKYKSKAVNKIVAISENIKEILISCGVPETKIAVIHSGIDINKFTNVAVPENMKELWHIPEKSIIVGTVAAFTREKDYPNFLQAAALALKENQELFFMAVGDGVLLPEMQKMALELGLQGHIVFTGFQKEVGQFLQILDIFVLASSAEGLGTSILEAMSVGLPVIGTKTGGIAEMIKSGENGLLVSPKNPVELSQAILKLANDRALREKYGKKALQSVQEFSKEQMVDKYLGLYTTL
- the waaF gene encoding lipopolysaccharide heptosyltransferase II, which produces MKESQNILIVQTAFIGDVILITPLIKAVAKLFPNAKIDVMVVSEAAILLKNNPYVQEVIVDEKRKNVLLSTLQLIQQIKAKHYDLALTPHSSFRSHLILYLSKIPERIGFDRGSAKWMLTKKIEHPVGPHKIVKNLDLLKPFSDQEFDLQTELFPSANDKQKADELLKPLSKKTLIAIAPGSIWKTKCWELKSYISLCRKLLDNDYGIVLIGGGSDKPQCDEIEYAMGKNNAKLINLAGVTNLLESAAVIEKCSLMICNDSGAMHIANAMQIMTFAFFGPTVQKFGYYPYREGDRVFEVDLNCRPCGSHGSKKCPQKHHNCMKNIEVETVFQAVKSTLPRIE